A single Lactuca sativa cultivar Salinas chromosome 8, Lsat_Salinas_v11, whole genome shotgun sequence DNA region contains:
- the LOC111921163 gene encoding uncharacterized protein LOC111921163 isoform X1 yields MMKLMQFLSGLDDVYNQVKSHILLMEPLPNVKTAFSILSREESLQKNGSLSSVSSSKPQVFVFNSKVTDSKRGQGQNRFRNQGLQCKHCNLKGRTIKRCYKLIGYPKDFKPKNDNNNNNNNNNNQNKSFSVNSSSIVPTINSVVSSDSVPSSECHYLTSEQYSKFLRLINENSASEDVSIAANMAGTSTYCFNSFVSSNNSQSWIVDSGANQHMIASESQLQDTVDVSKLNLLVKHPNGSSALINKIGNIHLSSNLTLFDVFAVLDFNVNLLSVHKLCKDNGCEVTFSEHNCKIQDSLSKKMVENGRESGGLYYLAHVPSGNARGS; encoded by the coding sequence atgatgaaattaatgCAATTTTTGAGTGGTCTTGATGATGTGTATAATCAAGTTAAAAGTCACATTCTCTTAATGGAACCTTTACCTAATGTTAAAACAGCTTTTTCAATTCTTTCTAGAGAGGAGTCTCTTCAAAAGAATGGTTCTTTGAGTTctgtttcttcttcaaaacctcaaGTGTTTGTTTTTAATAGTAAGGTTACTGATTCAAAAAGGGGTCAAGGTCAAAATAGGTTTAGAAATCAAGGGTTACAGTGTAAGCATTGTAATCTTAAGGGTCGCACCATAAAAAGATGTTATAAATTGATTGGTTATCCAAAAGATTTTAAACCAaagaatgataataataataataataataataataataatcaaaataagtcTTTTTCTGTGAATTCTTCTTCGATTGTTCCAACCATTAATTCTGTAGTTTCCTCTGATTCTGTTCCTAGTAGTGAATGTCACTATCTCACAAGTGAACAATATTCTAAATTTCTTCGTCTCATAAATGAGAACTCTGCTAGTGAGGATGTATCTATTGCTGCAAATATGGCAGGTACATCAACATATTGTTTTAATTCCTTTGTTAGTTCAAATAATTCTCAAAGTTGGATTGTTGATTCTGGGGCAAATCAACATATGATTGCCTCAGAGTCACAACTTCAAGACACTGTGGATGTGTCTAAACTTAATCTTCTTGTAAAACATCCTAATGGTTCTTCTGCATTAATAAATAAGATTGGGAATATTCACTTATCCTCTAATCTTACTTTATTTGATGTTTTTGCTGTGCTAGATTTTAATGTTAATCTTTTGTCTGTACATAAACTGTGTAAGGATAATGGATGTGAGGTTACTTTTTCTGAACATAATTGTAAAATTCAGGATTCACTATCAAAGAAGATGGTGGAGAATGGTAGAGAGTCTGGCGGACTATATTATCTAGCTCATGTTCCCTCAG
- the LOC111921163 gene encoding uncharacterized protein LOC111921163 isoform X2, whose product MMKLMQFLSGLDDVYNQVKSHILLMEPLPNVKTAFSILSREESLQKNGSLSSVSSSKPQVFVFNSKVTDSKRGQGQNRFRNQGLQCKHCNLKGRTIKRCYKLIGYPKDFKPKNDNNNNNNNNNNQNKSFSVNSSSIVPTINSVVSSDSVPSSECHYLTSEQYSKFLRLINENSASEDVSIAANMAGTSTYCFNSFVSSNNSQSWIVDSGANQHMIASESQLQDTVDVSKLNLLVKHPNGSSALINKIGNIHLSSNLTLFDVFAVLDFNVNLLSVHKLCKDNGCEVTFSEHNCKIQDSLSKKMVENGRESGGLYYLAHVPSGM is encoded by the exons atgatgaaattaatgCAATTTTTGAGTGGTCTTGATGATGTGTATAATCAAGTTAAAAGTCACATTCTCTTAATGGAACCTTTACCTAATGTTAAAACAGCTTTTTCAATTCTTTCTAGAGAGGAGTCTCTTCAAAAGAATGGTTCTTTGAGTTctgtttcttcttcaaaacctcaaGTGTTTGTTTTTAATAGTAAGGTTACTGATTCAAAAAGGGGTCAAGGTCAAAATAGGTTTAGAAATCAAGGGTTACAGTGTAAGCATTGTAATCTTAAGGGTCGCACCATAAAAAGATGTTATAAATTGATTGGTTATCCAAAAGATTTTAAACCAaagaatgataataataataataataataataataataatcaaaataagtcTTTTTCTGTGAATTCTTCTTCGATTGTTCCAACCATTAATTCTGTAGTTTCCTCTGATTCTGTTCCTAGTAGTGAATGTCACTATCTCACAAGTGAACAATATTCTAAATTTCTTCGTCTCATAAATGAGAACTCTGCTAGTGAGGATGTATCTATTGCTGCAAATATGGCAGGTACATCAACATATTGTTTTAATTCCTTTGTTAGTTCAAATAATTCTCAAAGTTGGATTGTTGATTCTGGGGCAAATCAACATATGATTGCCTCAGAGTCACAACTTCAAGACACTGTGGATGTGTCTAAACTTAATCTTCTTGTAAAACATCCTAATGGTTCTTCTGCATTAATAAATAAGATTGGGAATATTCACTTATCCTCTAATCTTACTTTATTTGATGTTTTTGCTGTGCTAGATTTTAATGTTAATCTTTTGTCTGTACATAAACTGTGTAAGGATAATGGATGTGAGGTTACTTTTTCTGAACATAATTGTAAAATTCAGGATTCACTATCAAAGAAGATGGTGGAGAATGGTAGAGAGTCTGGCGGACTATATTATCTAGCTCATGTTCCCTCAG GGATGTGA